A genomic region of Prionailurus bengalensis isolate Pbe53 chromosome D1, Fcat_Pben_1.1_paternal_pri, whole genome shotgun sequence contains the following coding sequences:
- the KCNE3 gene encoding potassium voltage-gated channel subfamily E member 3: METTNGTETWYKSLHAVLKALNATIHSNLLCRPGPDNLTEKRRASLPGRDDNSYMYILFVMFLFAVTVGSLILGYTRSRKVDKRSDPYHVYIKNRVSMI; the protein is encoded by the coding sequence ATGGAGACCACCAACGGGACTGAGACTTGGTACAAAAGCCTGCACGCTGTGCTGAAGGCTCTAAATGCCACTATTCACAGCAACCTGCTCTGCCGGCCAGGGCCAGACAACCTGACAGAGAAGCGGCGGGCCAGCCTACCTGGCCGTGATGACAACTCCTACATGTACATTCTCTTTGTCATGTTTCTATTTGCTGTCACTGTGGGCAGCCTCATCCTGGGATATACCCGCTCCCGCAAAGTGGACAAGCGCAGTGACCCCTATCACGTGTACATCAAGAACCGTGTGTCTATGATCTGA